In Lactuca sativa cultivar Salinas chromosome 5, Lsat_Salinas_v11, whole genome shotgun sequence, the DNA window agttggggccccggtatattgggccttttcatgtgattgcgggggtaggccgggtggcctaacgGTTGGAGTTGCTCATGGAATTGAGACAAATCCATGATAtttcttttcatgtgtcgcaattgaggaagtatgtagccgatgagtcggcagtggatTCCATTAGAGGATACTCAGGGGATGCGAGCCGGAAATGACCGGTGAgctggaacgtgagatgcgggagcagtattcggagctattttcaggatgagacttcgagggcgaagtctaattctagtgggggagaattgtaacagcccaaaatctcaagtattgctaagttgcattttgggggtgttttaaaggggagactcggcgagttggagccagactcgccgagtagggtcgcagatttggtcgcgggttcacgactggactcgacgagtccaggtatggactcggcgagtcgacgctgttcagcgtaaaccctagccgtttcgtattgggtcgtatataagggatgttatgtcgtcatttcacgtcttttggccgattgtggagaaccctaaacgactgtggcatctagagcaagcttgaaggccattagtGACTTGGAGGGAATTgtagtgcaagaagaggaaggattttggccaaaggaagatcaaggggatcgagCTCTGAGGTTTGaggacacagagagtatgttttcaggtaatgtttcggatcattcctgttattttgatgtgtacacgattttagggtttatgaaacccatttggtgatttgatggattattatgttgttatacaaaagtttataccctagtaataggatgatttgaggtccagaagtcccatgagtgtgtatttcgggaaaatatgtatctcaggaagcagtttgatcgactgcatggcgtggactcgccgagtcggatgatcagactcggcgagtagcttgaagattcactgggactcgccgagttgttcttcagactcggcgagtggagtcggggtggccccgcgattcttccatgagtgactcgtcgagtcaaagaggatactcgacgagtagaaggggaatcttagaggattgaaggacgaccagactcgccgagtcgccagggaactcgccgagtccagtcgagctgtcaatggactgttgaccagagttgactggtgtgatttcttaggggcagttaacgtggaagatagaagtattaaataagggatatatgatgttacagggagcttgtagctcggaggatcaagtgcaagggattttaggagttgctatctaccagtgtccgcgaggtgagtcttctcactatactgtacccggaagggtttgactgtgtgaccggaaggtcggatatgatatgtgatatgtatgctatatgtggtatgttatatgttatatgtgctatgtatgttatgggccggaaggcgaatatgttatgggccggaaggcgatatgatgtgtgatggaccggaaggtcggcgtgggtaaggccggaaggtttacccagcagggacggaagtcccctgagacacatggaccggaaggtcgggccggaaggcaatgttatgtggatcgaaagatccgggccggaaggcaatgttatgtggaccgaaaggtccgggccggaaggcgtatgtgcgtaaggtatattggggaactcactaagcttcgtgcttacgttgtttatgttatgttgtttcaggttcttacagtaacacgggatggcaacggttcgattgtacacaccgaagaaagagttgtattttggaggatcctggtcttctattataatgaaaatgaaactatgttttgtaatttgaatgtgaataagattttaaacaagtgtttttaatattaaattgattatttaaatgaaaattttgtttttggaagtcACGGTGTTACAACATCCTAGGCTAAAaacatggtgtgtgcactgcagtcgtcccaagctcttccctatgctaccggaagtacttgaaaccaaaactaaaagctgtaagcacaaagcttagtgattctccccaaactaccacataacatacacataatcacataatcatgtaatcatataataacatatcatgcgccttgcccgctacatcgggccccacccgacatcataCTGAAgtctggcatcgggccccgcccgacatcagaccggaatccggaagcatacaaacattccttgggCCTTCCCCGACTTTGGACCAAAGTTTGGAAACATATAAAACaagcacatgcaagaatcacatagacatccagcacacaaacattcctcgggctttccccgacatcgaaccgaagtctgggaacatataaacctacatcgggcacTGCCTGGCATCGGACCTTAGTCCGGAatatactaacatacataaacgggccaacattggtgtcttcgacccattcCTACATGAGGAAACTCACATCGCAAAGCTGAATGCCGAATCTCACGGTATTGATTCTCTAACGACCGCCCAATGATTCTCCGAACTGTCATTACCAACATAAtacttagtcaaaatccaataatccttTAGATATCATTCCATACCAAAACCCATTTCACATGTCAACCTTGGTCAAGGTCCAAGTCGAAGTCaatgtcaagtcaaagtcaaagtcaacactccgagtGGACCCAACGCGTCGAGTCATCCTCTAACTCGTTGAGTTTCCATGCTTCTCAGAATCGTGATAAAAtgagtcaactcatcgagtccttcctcagactcgtcgagttcttctttTTACAAAATTGGGACaatttgacccaactcgccgagttcctctattaactcgtcgagttcctcagtcTGTTGCTCCCTCTCAATGGATTAAGTCACTaatcttcagatctaagctcTATACTTCAGATATAGGCTGGAAATGTCCTtaggagggtaaagtttccaactttacccgtcaATACCCTTCCCCAAGatatttagctcaaaccctaactctaaaagaTCTAAATCTTGATCCAAAAGCCATCAATAATTCAAAATAGGGTGTACAAATAGAGATTTGGACCTTAGAGACTAGATGAACACGTAAAGCCTTCAACTTTCTCTTCATAAATGGCcctttggagcttaaaaggccaaaatggtAGTCTAAAGGTTGCATGTTGCTTCTATGGCCAtgaagtttgcacctttatgccatgaaagccctttAAGACCCTAGATTTGATAAAGTATTCAATTGGGACGTTAATTTCCCAATGATCAAaatatttggaccaaaaacccaataaaagtGTTAAGAAAGAAATCTAAGAAATCATTTGGCAAGTTTGAAACTTGCTTACCAAAAAGTGACGAGGATGGGGTGAAGTTTCTGGATCTACAAACTCCTTCTTGAgtcctcaagcttcttcttcttccacaagctttaaACACACAAAAATCTTTCAAGGTTGGCTCACAAACTTACACaatgcattagggtttcgagatttagggtttgggacgtgGAAGTTGGAAATGAGACCAACACCTTGGggttaagatgtttaaatagggtgtaaaaccctaaaatttagggtttcattctgccagtcctactcatcgagttgaggctctcaactcgtcaagtagacttcACAACCCGTGCCCTAGTCCattcctactcgacaagtttggggcctccaactcgtcgagtttctatacaaaagtgaataaattttgaattaaatacataccaggaaccaggcgttacatGTATGAGTTCTTCGTCATGACTGGACTTATCCTCAGATCGCGTGCTTCCCTCCTAcccatccaaagaccaaaatgtcagccggtctaaGTGTGGATCTTGCATCCTATgggtccgtcaaaaagttcactGACGCTTCTTTCTTCGTAGAAATATCATCACACcgacaagcatcaaagagaacatctCTAACCACATCATGTCTGTACTTGAAACCAGGAagctctctacaatgaaccgTATGTTTCTCAAAGATATCCAAACACGTCTTGCGGCAAACTGGGCATATCTCGTCAATTGGAAATAAAAGAATCATGAGGCGGTAACGAATGATAGTTCGGTACTCCACAGGAGACATATCCTGACCAAGActcaaaaatatatacaaaaacacataaaatatttGCCTAAATTTGATTGAACATATATACAAAGctcaaaaatatagaaaaaacgcatagtaaatattttatattcttttaattttcggtttatgtgtttttttttttgttttaagatAACGGAAAATTTTAATCATAATTAATGTCTTATTTGTTTGTTCTAaaactaaaataattatttatgttaataaattgataaaaaaaaaataagaaaataacatAACATACTTTGAAATAATTAACGTGGAAGAATGAAAAACTTAGACTACAACAGATATGATCATGtgattattttcttttttgacgCAATTAAAAACTTAGACTACAACAGATATGATGTGAATAAAGACTTACGCTATACTTTTTGTGAAACGCCAAGTAAAAGACCATTGTTCAGTTCTTTGCGTAAGTAAAAGACAATTCTAGCCTTGCTTGGTTACGACTATCTCGACCAAATCTTTTTGTGTATGAATATTGCAAATATTATCTCTTTAGTCTTGTAGTCACAAGAAGTAGGCATGCTATATAAATAAAGAAATTCACGTGAGATTGTCAACCGAGATTTGGGTTTGGTCAATCTTTTCCCCCTAAATCAAATCCAAAGAAAGATACTTTAAAAAACCAAAAGAACAAACAAAAACAAGTGCTCTAATTGgaaataaacaaaacaacattaaAAGAAATGACTTTGTCTTTGTTGTTGGGCCGTGTGTTTATACAATTTCCATTTGTTTAAActcctttttctttcttttttaacAATATCAAGAAAATCTCTCTCTatcccctctctttctctctctagaagctCTTTAATTCAATACGTACATACTGTACCCTAGAACATCATTTATATAAGTCTCCCTTTGTCCGTAGATAGTTCCCATGTCATTACagattttctagagagagagagagaatttttagagagagaaagtatggAACTAGCTTTGAGCTTGGGAGATACTCCAAAACCCTTTTCATTGTTGGATCATCACAGCAGATCTCAGCAGCAGAAGATGAaggatttagggttttgcatgggGTTGGGAGGTAGTAAAAATCTTGAAGTAGAGCTTAACTTCAAGAACATGATGAGAGAGAAAGATGATGATGACGCACATCGGAAATCCGAGGAGAAAAGAAGTTCCTCTTCTTCATCGGATCcatcaccgccaccaccaccactgcaacTTGATCTCCTTCCTTTTTCTCCTGTTCTCCGATCTGCACCACCACCAACGCCTTCTCACCGGTCCTTCCCGTGGCTCTCAAAAAACTGTAAAACCCAACATTCATAATTGAGATTTTGTATCCAAATTAATGTTTCAGTTTTTGCTTCGTTGATTTTAATTATTTGATCTTGCTTGTGGAACAGTGATAACAGAAATGGGTTCGCAGAATAAAGCGGTGCAAGTTCTTGATGTTAAGCCGTTGGCGGTTGTGTCTGATCAGGAAAACATGGAAGAAACCGCCGGCGGAGAGTCATCTCCGAACAACAGTAACAGTGGTACGTCATCTTTTCAGATGGATTTCTCTTCCATCTTCAAAAGCAGTAACTGTGGAAGATCATTCCATTCGAGGAAAAGAGATTTGGATCTAGCAACAGTTAATTTGGAGTTGATAGAGGCTACCGAAAGTGATCAAAGAGCTTCTTCAAGGGGAGGTGGTATGAGTGATGAAGATGAAAACGGGTTGACCCGAAAAAAGCTCCGACTCACTAAAGAACAATCTGCTTTTCTTGAAGATAGCTTCAAAGAACACAGTACCCTCAACCCtgtaagtctctctctctctctctctctctctctctctctctctctctcttgataTTGGCATGCAGATTTCATCTTGGGATTGAAGTGTTCAAATCGTTCGTAATTTATATAAGAAATTGGATGGTATTAATTATATCATATTTGATTCAGATTAAAAAGTTTTTCGGTGAAACCATGTTAATTTTTTTTGGGTAGAAACATTAAAAAGTGAAATCATACAAGATATTCTTAGTTCTTGGAGTTTAGGGCTTGAACATATATACACAGTCTAagttatgtatgtatatatgtctGAAGTCGCAAAAGATGTCATCTTTTTTGAAGTTTTTTAACATGATCTTGGGATATCTACCATTTAAACTCATGGTTCTCGTGAATTTACTAACTGTGGCATTCAAGCTCAAGATTTTGCATATGCCTCTAAACACACATTATAGCTTCAAACCCAAGAACTCAAagcttcttattattattattattatcgaaTAAACTCAAGTTAGTATCAGTTAGCTGTGAGACTTTCTGTTCTTTATCAAAATTTAAGATAATATTATTTGTATGTGGATGAAGAAACTTCTGGTCCCATTCGTTATGATCATATTATAAGATGGTCCGAATGTATCCGGCCAAACATCAATGCACCCATCATAATATATCTCACAAAGACACAAGTACAAGAAATAAATGATTTGGGTGTAGTAAATATTCTGTGCTACTTTGTCAAGAAGCGTATGTTATGTTTGTACTATTTCATTGATTATATGTTATGGGATGCATTATATTAACACCAACTTTTTTGTGAAAATATATCTTTATGACATGATAAATGTTGCACGTCATCATGTCATTTACATTTTAATTGTCTGGTTTTGAAACTATAGGTAGTTGAGAATATGTTGCGAAAGTGTATTCTGTTATTATTATTTGGGCTATGAATACATTTTTCTTAATATGCAACTAATATTATTTATCCATTATTTTTGCAGAAACAAAAGCAAGCTTTAGCAAAGCAGTTAAATCTTCGTCCACGACAAGTCGAAGTTTGGTTTCAAAACAGAAGGGCAAGGTAatgattatgatatatatatctattatttttattattaaagcAATTAATTTTGAcgaattttatttttgaataaagATAATTTAATAAGAGAAAAACTGAAACAAATTTGATGAAATAATCACAGGACAAAACTGAAGCAAACGGAGGtcgattgtgagtatttaaagagATGTTGTGAAACCCTAACTGAAGAAAACCGAAGATTGCAAAAGGAGCTTCAAGAACTACGTGCGTTAAAGACTTCTCAACCATTCTACATGCAAATGCCAGCCACCACTCTCACCATGTGCCCTTCTTGTGAACGAGTGGctaccaccacaaccaccaccaccaccaccaacaccgCCACTCCCCGCCCACAACAACCACCCACTGGCAGCCACCGACACTAGCATTAACATATATCAAGCATGTCGTTTTGGCTCATGCGATTTTGACTAATTAAACAACTGAGAAAACCACTGAAACGCAATTCGCATGCTTGCTTATGTAAATAATATTTTGCCCTTTCTTGACCACATGCTTATTTCTTCGTTTTTTGGCCTCTATCTTTCTTCGTTAGATATTACGGTTTGACTAAGAATTTTATATTATAGATTATTTTGCCCTCCTTTCTCTATTATTTATCTTATCATTAATCTTTTAAAACTTCGAGCAATTCCCACGTATTTAGAAAGACTTTATAAAGGAAAAGAATATTTCTATATCAATATGTTTTTGATGTAGTCAAGATTATGCAACCATCTTGAAATTGAgttacttaatatatatatatatatatatatatatatatatatatatatatatatatatatatatatatatatatatatatatatatatatatatatatatatatatattaaattccaaaatttatatatatttattctaGAAGTATGGGTAATGAGCTAATCAATTACCATAAAATTGATTGTTCAACTACTATTTGGTGAGTAGTAAAAGTGATGTAGTCAATTCCTCAAAAGGccaaacatttaattccaaaatttcacttttaaacTTTTGGTCTTTAGAGATTATCGAGTCTTTGAATTGAATTTACGGAGCTAATCATTTCAGTTTCGAAATAAATAATAATagagaaaaatatattttaagaaaaagAAAACCCACATTATTATAAATGACTTTGACTTTTTTGTATTTATCGAAATAACTATTAAATTAAAACATATACCGCGTTTCAATgtcatttatttgttttgaattaGTGGAAATCTACTGTAAATTAACGAACATGTTTTATTTTTCACCGAAATCTAACAAAATTTAATATATtacttaaaaaataatataataattatcaGTAATTTTACTTAAATTTgacggaatttttttttttaaaacatacagTACTAAAGTGGATAATGATACTCATACAAAGGTACACAAATATGACATTTAGTTGGAAAGCCTATAATACTACACGTTTATAGTCTATgtggaaaaaaataattttagcAAGTGGTCGGTTCAAATTAGAATATATCTCAAATATGAAATGGCCTCATTTATCccctaatctaataaataagTATATTTTTGTCACGTGACAATAACTAAGCACCCTCTTATCTATTTTTGTCACGTGAAATTCTTGCTCTGCCGTTATGTAATCGATCCAACTCAAATGTTTTAGAACTAAGTGTATTCTCCAATTTCCATTGCAATCAATCCAGTAAAATTAGCAAATCATATAATCTTCAACCGCTCAGTGCAATCCTATTAAATCAGGAAGTGATCACTCTGTATCTTATGATGTAAACCATAATCGTCACAAACTTTCTCCATAATTAAGCTTTACAATATTGAATTCATCCCTAATAAGCTCCACCACCTCTACATAAGTGTTCGATTGAAAAGCAGATAGAGAGAGCGATTGAAATCTTCGGACTCATCACCATGTTCAGGTTCGATAGCTTCTCCTCCATGTTCCAATTCAATCTTCAACCAACCTCAAATCTCAGTCCTTGATTCACTCTAActtggatttcaaaatccctaattCACTCCCTTCGGTTGTAAAATCAGTAGCCCTTTAAATTCAAGAAGACCAAAAATCATTGGCAGGTTTTCTGTATCTTCCTCGCATTCAAATCTCAATATTCTCTATCTATCTAAGAAACATTGAGCTACATTAAAATTCAGACGCAGGTTGAGCTTCAAATCTGTAATTTCTATTGGTTTGAGGTGTGTTTGTTGGATACTTGGATTATCTAGGTTTTATTTTGTCTATTTCACTTTTTGTTTAGATGTAGGTGTTATTGGCTTCGAATTTCTTACTTTCCTATAAACCATGACTGAAATCCGAAATCATTATATGCATATGCATCAATCGAATCTCTAATCCCCAAAGATATTCATTTGTATCTTCTAGCCATTTGTATGCTTTGTTGTCTTTTTTTTCATGGTATCAGTGGGGAATCCAAAATTTACTTTGAATTCAGTTTTCGACTCTAAATCTTAACCAAGAGCATATAATTAATGAATGCATGTTGAATCACTTGCAAATAAATGTTGCATAAGCTCATCATGGTGATGATAATACTATAATCACGTCATCCTTTTTTTATTTGGGGTTACTAACTTAACAGTATTATCTGTTAAAATTTATTTGGGTAAGGCGATTCAAGTTT includes these proteins:
- the LOC111908809 gene encoding homeobox-leucine zipper protein HAT14, which codes for MELALSLGDTPKPFSLLDHHSRSQQQKMKDLGFCMGLGGSKNLEVELNFKNMMREKDDDDAHRKSEEKRSSSSSSDPSPPPPPLQLDLLPFSPVLRSAPPPTPSHRSFPWLSKNLITEMGSQNKAVQVLDVKPLAVVSDQENMEETAGGESSPNNSNSGTSSFQMDFSSIFKSSNCGRSFHSRKRDLDLATVNLELIEATESDQRASSRGGGMSDEDENGLTRKKLRLTKEQSAFLEDSFKEHSTLNPKQKQALAKQLNLRPRQVEVWFQNRRARTKLKQTEVDCEYLKRCCETLTEENRRLQKELQELRALKTSQPFYMQMPATTLTMCPSCERVATTTTTTTTTNTATPRPQQPPTGSHRH